In Nocardioides conyzicola, one genomic interval encodes:
- a CDS encoding glycoside hydrolase family 3 protein — protein sequence MSSVPTLALRVQLPAFAGTTLPDDYAGLLAEGLGGVCYFGSNTAGGPPAVAELSAAIRAANPRAVIAVDEEGGDVTRLHALDGSPVLGPAALGAADDLALTRDTGRAIGTEMAAAGINLDFGPVADVNSHPDNPVIGTRSFGTDPARVAAHVASWVTGLQEAGVAACAKHFPGHGDTAQDSHLELPTVDVDLATLAARELVPFAAAVEVGIASVMTSHIVVPALDAELPGTLSAPVLGLLRDRLGYDGVIVSDALDMAGASAGRGIPEAAVLSLAAGADLLCIGSDKPAALVRATQDAIVAAVHDGRLSRERLEQAAARIDRMLDGLAAPTAYDVDADAQLDGARRAVTVDGELPDLGGAVVVSVASAANIAIGEVPWGLTPDVVIAPGEPVPPGRPVVLQVRDLHRRPEIVVDGAAVVVEWGWPGPYGGPVPRICARGYSRPGAAAVTELLRKAGWER from the coding sequence ATGAGCTCGGTCCCCACCCTGGCGCTCCGCGTCCAGCTCCCCGCCTTCGCCGGTACGACGCTCCCCGACGACTACGCCGGGCTGCTCGCCGAGGGCCTCGGCGGCGTCTGCTACTTCGGCAGCAACACCGCCGGCGGGCCGCCGGCCGTCGCCGAGCTCAGTGCGGCGATCAGGGCCGCCAACCCGCGTGCCGTCATCGCCGTCGACGAGGAGGGCGGCGACGTCACCCGTCTGCACGCCCTCGACGGCAGCCCGGTGCTCGGGCCCGCGGCCCTCGGCGCGGCCGACGACCTCGCCCTCACCCGTGACACCGGGCGCGCGATCGGCACCGAGATGGCCGCCGCCGGGATCAACCTCGACTTCGGCCCCGTCGCCGACGTCAACTCGCACCCGGACAACCCGGTGATCGGCACGCGCAGCTTCGGCACCGACCCGGCGCGCGTGGCGGCGCACGTCGCCTCCTGGGTGACCGGCCTGCAGGAGGCGGGTGTCGCCGCCTGCGCCAAGCACTTCCCGGGCCACGGCGACACGGCCCAGGACAGCCACCTCGAGCTGCCGACGGTCGACGTCGACCTGGCGACCCTGGCCGCCCGCGAGCTGGTGCCGTTCGCGGCGGCGGTCGAGGTCGGGATCGCCTCGGTGATGACCTCGCACATCGTCGTGCCCGCCCTCGACGCGGAGCTGCCCGGCACCCTCAGCGCACCGGTGCTGGGGCTGCTGCGCGACCGGCTCGGGTACGACGGCGTGATCGTCAGCGACGCCCTCGACATGGCCGGCGCGTCCGCCGGTCGCGGGATCCCGGAGGCGGCCGTCCTCTCGCTCGCCGCCGGTGCCGACCTGCTGTGCATCGGTTCGGACAAGCCGGCCGCGCTGGTCCGCGCGACGCAGGACGCGATCGTCGCGGCCGTGCACGACGGACGGCTGTCGCGGGAGCGCCTCGAGCAGGCGGCCGCGCGCATCGACCGGATGCTCGACGGGCTGGCCGCGCCCACGGCGTACGACGTCGACGCGGACGCGCAGCTCGACGGCGCTCGTCGCGCGGTGACCGTCGACGGCGAGCTGCCCGACCTCGGCGGTGCCGTGGTGGTCAGCGTCGCCTCGGCCGCCAACATCGCGATCGGCGAGGTGCCCTGGGGCCTGACCCCTGACGTCGTGATCGCGCCGGGCGAGCCCGTGCCCCCGGGCCGGCCGGTCGTGCTGCAGGTGCGCGACCTCCACCGGCGGCCCGAGATCGTGGTCGACGGCGCGGCCGTCGTGGTGGAGTGGGGCTGGCCTGGACCGTACGGCGGGCCGGTGCCGCGGATCTGCGCGCGCGGCTACTCTCGTCCCGGTGCGGCCGCTGTGACCGAACTGCTGCGAAAGGCCGGGTGGGAGCGGTGA
- a CDS encoding ROK family protein, translated as MGAVTAALSVGLDIGATKTLGLVLDADGGILAEVREPTKPGADGIVGSAARVFDALRDATGQSLAGTVGVGIPGLVDVERGSVKHAVNLGVDGDWLPLRDLLAARLGVPVVLENDVNAATLGAAALSGADDLVYLSIGTGLAAGLVLDGRLRRGEHGAAGEIGHVPVDPQGNVCQCGQRGCLETIASGSALAAAWPSGNVPPAQALFEAARSGDPSAVVVRDRFTRGVASAIRVLSLAVDPASIVLGGGVAQLGEPLRDAVAQALLEQAASSPFLASLDLAGRLSVVPSDYPVAAVGAAFLGR; from the coding sequence GTGGGAGCGGTGACCGCCGCGCTGAGTGTGGGCCTCGACATCGGGGCGACCAAGACTCTCGGGCTCGTCCTCGACGCCGACGGCGGGATCCTCGCCGAGGTGCGCGAGCCGACCAAGCCCGGCGCCGACGGCATCGTGGGCTCCGCCGCCCGGGTCTTCGACGCGTTGCGGGACGCGACCGGCCAGTCGCTCGCCGGCACCGTCGGGGTCGGCATCCCCGGCCTCGTCGACGTCGAGCGCGGCTCGGTCAAGCACGCCGTCAACCTGGGCGTCGACGGCGACTGGCTGCCGCTGCGGGACCTCCTCGCCGCGCGTCTCGGGGTCCCGGTCGTGCTCGAGAACGACGTCAACGCCGCCACCCTCGGTGCCGCGGCGCTGAGCGGCGCCGACGACCTCGTCTACCTGAGCATCGGCACCGGCCTCGCCGCCGGCCTGGTCCTCGACGGCCGGCTGCGGCGCGGCGAGCACGGTGCCGCCGGCGAGATCGGGCACGTGCCGGTCGACCCGCAGGGCAACGTCTGCCAGTGCGGCCAGCGCGGCTGCCTCGAGACCATCGCGTCGGGCTCGGCCCTGGCCGCGGCGTGGCCGTCCGGCAACGTCCCGCCGGCCCAGGCGCTCTTCGAGGCCGCCCGCTCGGGCGACCCGTCGGCCGTCGTGGTCCGCGACCGGTTCACGCGCGGCGTCGCGAGTGCGATCCGGGTGCTCAGCCTGGCCGTCGACCCCGCGAGCATCGTGCTCGGCGGGGGCGTGGCGCAGCTCGGCGAGCCGCTGCGCGACGCCGTCGCGCAGGCGCTGCTCGAGCAGGCCGCGAGCTCGCCCTTCCTGGCCTCGCTCGACCTCGCGGGCCGGCTGAGCGTCGTCCCCTCCGACTACCCGGTCGCGGCCGTCGGCGCGGCGTTCCTCGGTCGATGA
- a CDS encoding N-acetylglucosamine-6-phosphate deacetylase: protein MSTHPGLVDLQVNGAAGIDLTAEPHRLWEVAAALPAYGVVAFAPTVITSDPAAREVALATLAAGPPAGWVGAEPLGLHLEGPMIAPSRKGAHPEHWLRAPSFDLVDGWSREAGVAMVTIAPELPGALAVIERLVARGIVVSVGHTAATTADVVAAVEAGARCVTHLGNAMAPLLPREPGPVGVAMGGDDLVAGLIVDGHHLDPHFVRAAWRALGPTRFLSVSDTTAALGLPDGPTRLGDQEVVVADGTVRLHDGTLAGSAASLLGCLRHLVAQTGCSVEDAVATATTTPLSLLGLPAREETIDLEELGWRS from the coding sequence ATGAGCACCCACCCGGGCCTCGTCGACCTCCAGGTCAACGGTGCCGCCGGCATCGACCTCACCGCCGAGCCGCACCGGCTCTGGGAGGTCGCGGCCGCCCTCCCGGCGTACGGCGTCGTCGCGTTCGCGCCGACCGTCATCACGAGCGACCCCGCCGCGCGCGAGGTGGCGCTCGCGACCCTCGCCGCCGGACCGCCCGCGGGCTGGGTGGGCGCCGAGCCGCTCGGCCTGCACCTCGAGGGGCCGATGATCGCGCCCAGCCGCAAGGGGGCGCACCCGGAGCACTGGCTGCGCGCGCCGTCGTTCGACCTGGTCGACGGCTGGTCGCGCGAGGCCGGGGTCGCGATGGTGACGATCGCGCCCGAGCTGCCCGGTGCGCTCGCGGTGATCGAGCGGCTCGTCGCGCGCGGCATCGTCGTGTCGGTGGGGCACACCGCGGCCACCACCGCCGACGTGGTGGCCGCCGTCGAGGCCGGTGCCCGCTGCGTCACCCACCTCGGCAACGCGATGGCGCCGCTGCTGCCGCGCGAGCCCGGTCCGGTCGGTGTGGCGATGGGCGGGGACGACCTCGTCGCCGGCCTGATCGTCGACGGCCACCACCTCGACCCGCACTTCGTACGGGCGGCCTGGCGTGCGCTCGGCCCGACCCGCTTCCTCTCGGTCTCCGACACGACCGCGGCTCTCGGCCTGCCCGACGGCCCGACCCGGCTCGGCGACCAGGAGGTCGTCGTCGCCGACGGCACGGTCCGCCTGCACGACGGGACCCTCGCCGGCTCGGCCGCCTCGCTGCTCGGGTGCCTGCGCCACCTCGTCGCCCAGACCGGCTGCTCGGTCGAGGACGCGGTCGCCACCGCCACGACCACGCCGCTCTCGCTGCTCGGCCTGCCGGCCCGCGAGGAGACCATCGACCTGGAGGAGCTCGGATGGAGGTCGTGA
- a CDS encoding glucosamine-6-phosphate deaminase — protein sequence MEVVITGVAAELAADAIEALMRAQPSAVLGLATGSSPLSTYQELVRRHRAGTGPSYGEVRCFTLDEYVGLPVGHPETYRETIFRELTDDLGIDRDRVASPDAGDPQHAGSRYEAAIVAAGGVDLQVLGIGADGHLAFNEPGSSLASATRMKTLTDQTRRDNARFFGSVDEVPRHVLTQGLGTILRARHLLMIATGAGKAAAVAAAVEGPLSASCPASVLQLHPHATVLLDAEAASGLERLDYYREVHAGKPSWQGL from the coding sequence ATGGAGGTCGTGATCACCGGCGTCGCTGCGGAGCTCGCCGCCGACGCGATCGAGGCGCTGATGCGCGCGCAGCCGTCCGCGGTGCTCGGGCTGGCGACCGGCTCGAGCCCGCTCTCGACGTACCAGGAGCTCGTCCGCCGCCACCGCGCCGGCACCGGCCCGTCGTACGGCGAGGTCCGTTGCTTCACGCTGGACGAGTACGTCGGCCTGCCCGTCGGTCACCCCGAGACCTACCGGGAGACGATCTTCCGCGAGCTGACCGACGACCTGGGGATCGACCGCGACCGGGTGGCGTCGCCCGATGCCGGCGACCCGCAGCACGCGGGCTCGCGCTACGAGGCGGCGATCGTCGCCGCGGGCGGCGTCGACCTGCAGGTGCTCGGGATCGGTGCCGACGGGCACCTGGCGTTCAACGAGCCCGGGTCGTCGCTGGCCTCCGCCACCCGGATGAAGACCCTCACCGACCAGACCCGACGCGACAACGCGCGCTTCTTCGGCTCGGTCGACGAGGTGCCGCGGCACGTGCTGACGCAGGGCCTCGGCACCATCCTGCGCGCGCGGCACCTGCTGATGATCGCCACCGGTGCGGGCAAGGCGGCCGCGGTCGCCGCCGCGGTCGAGGGTCCGCTGTCCGCGTCGTGCCCGGCATCCGTGCTCCAGCTGCACCCGCACGCCACCGTGCTGCTCGACGCCGAGGCAGCGTCCGGGTTGGAGCGCCTCGACTACTACCGCGAGGTGCACGCCGGGAAGCCGTCCTGGCAGGGTCTGTGA
- a CDS encoding aspartate/glutamate racemase family protein, whose amino-acid sequence MRRIGLLGGMSWESSALFYDLLNRGVTERLGGLHSARVLMSSVDFAEIEELQRAGDWDRAGEVLAGEAKRLEAAGAELLVLCTNTMHKVAPAIEAATGVPLLHLGDVTAAAVRRAGLTTIGLLGTRFTMEQHFYVDRIARHGIAVLVPPPEDREVVHRVIYDELVLGVVRDESRTAYAQVMERLVARGAEGIVLGCTEIELLVGADDTSVPVFPTTQLHVDAALDAALREDA is encoded by the coding sequence ATGCGACGCATCGGCCTGCTGGGCGGGATGAGCTGGGAGAGCTCGGCGCTGTTCTACGACCTGCTCAACCGCGGGGTCACCGAGCGGCTCGGCGGGCTGCACTCCGCGCGGGTCCTGATGAGCTCGGTCGACTTCGCCGAGATCGAGGAGCTCCAGCGCGCCGGTGACTGGGACCGCGCCGGCGAGGTGCTCGCCGGCGAGGCGAAGCGGCTCGAGGCGGCCGGCGCCGAGCTCCTCGTGCTGTGCACCAACACGATGCACAAGGTGGCGCCGGCGATCGAGGCGGCGACCGGCGTACCTCTCCTGCACCTGGGTGACGTCACCGCCGCCGCCGTCCGACGTGCCGGGCTGACGACGATCGGTCTGCTCGGCACCCGGTTCACCATGGAGCAGCACTTCTACGTCGACCGGATCGCGCGGCACGGCATCGCCGTGCTGGTGCCGCCGCCCGAGGACCGCGAGGTCGTCCACCGGGTGATCTACGACGAGCTGGTGCTCGGCGTCGTCCGCGACGAGTCACGCACGGCGTACGCCCAGGTGATGGAGCGTCTCGTCGCCCGCGGCGCGGAGGGCATCGTCCTCGGCTGCACCGAGATCGAGCTCCTCGTCGGCGCCGACGACACCTCGGTGCCGGTCTTCCCGACCACGCAGCTGCACGTGGACGCGGCGTTGGACGCGGCCCTGCGGGAGGACGCATGA
- a CDS encoding diadenosine tetraphosphate hydrolase yields the protein MTDDYRDDYVGTALAGTNPMVLRRMRAGFAVIADVQHLPGYCVLITDDPDADQLIDLSPAQQVVFLEDMAILGRTVAAVCARRDPRFRRINLEIQGNTDAFLHAHVTPRYEWEPADIVGRTAQLHHLQGLVTAEHRTGPQHDDLRAELLAELDRQVDSAR from the coding sequence ATGACCGATGACTACCGCGACGACTACGTGGGAACGGCGCTGGCCGGCACCAACCCGATGGTGCTCCGACGCATGCGAGCGGGCTTCGCGGTGATCGCGGACGTCCAGCATCTGCCGGGCTACTGCGTGCTGATCACGGACGACCCCGACGCCGACCAGCTGATCGACCTGTCGCCGGCGCAGCAGGTCGTCTTCCTCGAGGACATGGCGATCCTGGGGCGAACGGTGGCCGCGGTGTGCGCCCGCCGCGACCCCCGGTTTCGCCGGATCAACCTGGAGATCCAGGGCAACACCGACGCGTTCCTGCACGCGCACGTCACGCCCCGTTACGAGTGGGAGCCGGCCGACATCGTGGGTCGGACCGCCCAGCTCCACCATCTGCAGGGCCTGGTGACCGCCGAGCACCGCACCGGGCCACAGCACGACGACCTTCGCGCCGAGCTGCTCGCCGAGCTGGACCGTCAGGTCGACAGCGCCCGCTGA
- a CDS encoding helix-turn-helix transcriptional regulator, with protein sequence MRALELIQARPGITADQLGAGLGVTGRAARRYVAILREADLPVESVSGPYGGYRVGRGLRLPPLMFTAAEATGLVMATIEGHRGAADPADVVGGALAKILRVLPERVAVPTPTSSGDTATHEHLERLLAACSARRVLRLSYRTGRRTSVMEVEPWAVVLRHSRWYLLCWSRSREAQRVLRVDRVESTEPLAETFEPPDDLDAMRTVEEHFSQGWRYAVEVVVEAPPEQVERWVPRSFARLEALPDGRTRMVATTDDPDWYARHLALIPVRFTVVGDEVRAALAGLAQRLDAAAGSATSGRESQRALST encoded by the coding sequence TTGCGCGCGCTCGAGCTGATCCAGGCGCGCCCGGGGATCACGGCCGACCAGCTCGGCGCCGGGCTCGGCGTCACCGGCCGCGCGGCCCGGCGGTACGTCGCGATCCTGCGCGAGGCCGACCTGCCGGTCGAGTCGGTGAGCGGCCCGTACGGCGGCTACCGGGTCGGGCGCGGGCTGCGGCTGCCCCCGCTGATGTTCACGGCGGCCGAGGCGACCGGCCTGGTGATGGCCACGATCGAGGGGCACCGTGGCGCGGCCGACCCGGCGGACGTCGTCGGTGGGGCGCTCGCCAAGATCCTGCGCGTGCTGCCGGAGCGGGTCGCCGTACCCACCCCGACGTCGTCGGGTGACACGGCCACGCACGAGCACCTCGAGCGGCTGCTGGCCGCGTGCTCGGCCCGACGGGTGCTGCGACTGTCCTACCGGACCGGCCGGCGCACGTCGGTGATGGAGGTCGAGCCGTGGGCCGTCGTGCTGCGGCACAGCCGGTGGTACCTGCTCTGCTGGTCCCGCAGCCGCGAGGCCCAGCGCGTGCTGCGGGTCGACCGCGTCGAGTCGACGGAGCCGCTGGCGGAGACGTTCGAGCCGCCGGACGACCTGGACGCGATGCGCACCGTCGAGGAGCACTTCTCGCAGGGCTGGAGGTACGCCGTCGAGGTGGTCGTCGAGGCACCGCCGGAGCAGGTCGAGCGGTGGGTGCCGCGCAGCTTCGCCCGGCTGGAGGCGCTGCCCGACGGCCGGACCCGGATGGTCGCGACCACCGACGACCCCGACTGGTACGCCCGCCACCTCGCCCTGATCCCGGTCCGCTTCACCGTCGTCGGCGACGAGGTGCGCGCGGCGCTCGCCGGGCTGGCGCAGCGGTTGGACGCGGCGGCCGGGTCCGCGACCTCCGGTCGTGAGTCTCAGCGGGCGCTGTCGACCTGA
- a CDS encoding DUF664 domain-containing protein, with translation MTEINIGQEPPLAGTEVEALIGSLDRMRGYLLWKCGGLDAAGIRATLGPSTITLGGLLKHLAVVEAITFSFKMHGRAPFAPFDTADWDDEGWHWRVEDDDTPESLEALFQESVAKGQALVAEAIADGGLGGLTEAANDEGEHANVRRMVLDMIEEYGRHVGHADLIRESVDGLVGEDPPGERP, from the coding sequence ATGACGGAGATCAACATCGGACAGGAACCCCCACTCGCCGGCACCGAGGTCGAGGCCCTGATCGGGTCGCTCGACCGGATGCGCGGCTACCTGCTGTGGAAGTGCGGCGGGCTCGACGCCGCCGGCATCCGCGCCACGCTCGGCCCCTCGACGATCACGCTGGGCGGGCTGCTCAAGCACCTCGCGGTGGTCGAGGCGATCACCTTCTCGTTCAAGATGCACGGGCGCGCGCCCTTCGCGCCGTTCGACACCGCGGACTGGGACGACGAGGGCTGGCACTGGCGGGTCGAGGACGACGACACCCCGGAGTCGCTCGAGGCGCTCTTCCAGGAGTCGGTCGCGAAGGGTCAGGCGCTGGTCGCCGAGGCGATCGCGGACGGCGGCCTCGGCGGGCTCACGGAGGCGGCCAACGACGAGGGCGAGCACGCCAACGTGCGGCGCATGGTGCTCGACATGATCGAGGAGTACGGCCGCCACGTCGGCCACGCCGACCTGATCCGCGAGTCGGTCGACGGGCTGGTGGGCGAGGACCCTCCGGGCGAGCGGCCCTGA
- a CDS encoding fasciclin domain-containing protein: protein MIRKHTVAAGFTAVVLAATGTVAAAPGAQAASGTSERARTTSLADVLAADGHRFDKKWGDFDILDAAVTAVLAEKPKSPVGVLAKRKAKLTAFLPTDRAFRALAKTLTGKTPKTEKATFNALAKAAGIDVIETVLLYHVVPGKTLGAKKVLAADGKKLKTAQGGKITVQVKGKKVTLVDADPDLANPRVIATDINKGNPQIAHAINRVLLPIDL from the coding sequence ATGATCAGGAAGCACACCGTTGCCGCCGGCTTCACCGCCGTCGTCCTCGCAGCCACGGGCACCGTGGCCGCCGCACCCGGCGCCCAGGCGGCGTCAGGCACCAGCGAACGAGCGCGTACGACGAGTCTCGCCGACGTGCTCGCCGCCGATGGCCACCGCTTCGACAAGAAGTGGGGGGACTTCGACATCCTGGACGCGGCGGTCACCGCCGTGCTCGCCGAGAAGCCGAAGAGCCCGGTCGGCGTGCTCGCCAAGCGGAAGGCCAAGCTCACGGCGTTCCTGCCGACCGACCGCGCCTTCCGAGCGCTCGCGAAGACGCTCACCGGCAAGACGCCGAAGACCGAGAAGGCGACGTTCAACGCACTCGCGAAGGCCGCCGGCATCGACGTGATCGAGACCGTGCTGCTCTACCACGTCGTCCCCGGCAAGACCCTCGGCGCGAAGAAGGTCCTCGCGGCGGACGGCAAGAAGCTGAAGACCGCACAGGGCGGCAAGATCACCGTCCAGGTGAAGGGCAAGAAGGTCACGCTCGTCGACGCCGATCCCGACCTGGCGAACCCGCGCGTGATCGCGACGGACATCAACAAGGGCAACCCGCAGATCGCGCACGCGATCAACCGGGTGCTGCTGCCGATCGACCTCTGA
- a CDS encoding helix-turn-helix domain-containing protein has translation MTPRRTADHGIRLPPLAVERMRGELPDVAEHVVAAIIDEVPSYTDAFSGPMGETIRNAVQLALGGFLSLASGKRGTDVSTPAAPAVEGAYQLGRGEARSGRTTEALLAAYRIGARVSWREMSTTAVRNGLDAETLVAFAELVFAYIDELSAASVAGHTDELATTGRVRQRRLERIAHHLLTGSPVETVQAAAERAGWEQPVTLTAVIVPESQLRPVLASVSPGTIAATDAPDLEESVLLLVPDAHGHRRTALLRTLGTRGCTAGPPRPWLEVRASYDRALRARAAGLDLDTEAHLVPLVLDADPAARADLRTQMLAPLADLRPGTAEKLADTLRSWLLHQGRREDVAADLFVHAQTVRYRMGQLRELYGDRLDDPETVLALTVALG, from the coding sequence GTGACCCCTCGACGTACCGCAGATCACGGAATCCGGCTGCCTCCGCTCGCCGTGGAGCGGATGCGCGGGGAGCTGCCCGACGTGGCCGAGCACGTGGTCGCGGCCATCATCGACGAGGTCCCCAGCTACACCGACGCGTTCAGCGGGCCGATGGGCGAGACCATCCGCAACGCCGTGCAGCTCGCGCTCGGCGGCTTCCTCTCGCTGGCCAGCGGCAAGCGCGGCACCGACGTCTCGACACCGGCCGCGCCCGCGGTCGAGGGCGCCTACCAGCTCGGCCGGGGTGAGGCCCGGAGCGGGCGGACGACCGAGGCGCTGCTCGCGGCGTACCGGATCGGCGCCCGGGTCTCCTGGCGCGAGATGTCGACGACGGCGGTGCGCAACGGGCTGGACGCCGAGACGCTGGTCGCGTTCGCGGAGCTGGTCTTCGCCTACATCGACGAGCTGTCCGCGGCCAGCGTCGCCGGCCACACCGACGAGCTCGCGACGACCGGTCGGGTGCGGCAGCGGCGGCTGGAGCGGATTGCCCACCACCTGCTCACCGGCTCCCCGGTGGAGACCGTCCAGGCCGCCGCGGAGCGCGCCGGGTGGGAGCAGCCCGTGACGCTGACCGCGGTGATCGTGCCGGAGTCGCAGCTGCGGCCGGTGCTCGCGTCCGTCTCACCGGGCACGATCGCCGCCACCGACGCACCCGACCTCGAGGAGAGCGTGCTGCTGCTCGTGCCGGACGCGCACGGCCACCGGCGTACGGCGCTGCTGCGCACCCTCGGCACCCGCGGCTGCACGGCCGGTCCTCCCCGGCCGTGGCTCGAGGTGCGCGCGTCGTACGACCGAGCCCTGCGCGCCCGCGCCGCCGGCCTCGACCTGGACACCGAGGCGCACCTGGTGCCGCTGGTCCTCGACGCCGACCCGGCCGCACGCGCGGACCTGCGCACCCAGATGCTCGCGCCGCTCGCCGACCTGCGGCCGGGCACGGCCGAGAAGCTGGCCGACACCCTGCGCTCGTGGCTGCTGCACCAGGGCCGGCGCGAGGACGTCGCCGCCGACCTCTTCGTGCACGCCCAGACCGTGCGCTACCGGATGGGCCAGCTGCGCGAGCTGTACGGCGACCGCCTCGACGACCCGGAGACGGTGCTGGCCCTCACGGTCGCTCTCGGATAG